In Neptuniibacter halophilus, the genomic stretch GTGATTAGGGAGGCGAACAATCATACTCTCATGAGTACGCCTCTCCAAGGACTTTTTTGATGATTTTTTGAACAATTTGCCTTGATTTTTCAGAGCGTCGGCGCTAGCAGTTCAAGCTCGTAACTGACCCCGCGAGTGCCGGGAGACATCAGGTCCAGAGAGATCTGAATCGGTTGCTGCGGAGGCATGGCGAGGGGGTCTACCACGGTCGGGTCAAGATAAGATTCAGGTTGCAGAATACGCGCTGCAACCGGGCGCTTTTTCAGGTCGGCGAAGGCGATGCCGAGGGCGGGAAAGGGTTGCCGGAAATCGGCTTCGTTAAGGAGAACCAGATCGATGGTAATCGCGTTTTCTATCTCGTTGTGCGGGCGGACATGGAAGGCCTGACTGCGGATCTTGCTCAGGTCGCTGCGCAGGGGCAGGTGGCAGTCGATGTGTGCACAGATAAAAGTATACAGTGGGCGATAGGTCTGGGTGGTGTACAGGTCGCCGCGGTTAAACCAGAGGTGCTGCACCAGCATAACGCCGAGCGCGAGCAGACAGGCAAAAAACCAGCCGGTGGAGGTCAGGGTATTGGGTTTTTCAGGTTTACTCAGAACTACCGGTTCCGCCTGAATGGTCAGTGTGGGTACGCTGCCCTCCGGGCTGCTAACGGTTTTCAGTAAAGCGGTTGCCGCAGGTTTTGGCTGTTGGTCCGGGGTGCCAGGGCGTAC encodes the following:
- a CDS encoding zinc-ribbon and DUF3426 domain-containing protein, with translation MIQGSHIITRCPQCSTQFRVTAGQLKIAQGQVRCGHCLAVFSAIEHSLDEPASHQTQTAKKTRPQAKQPRRAQAPKAKPSNPEPQSQPEPVRPGTPDQQPKPAATALLKTVSSPEGSVPTLTIQAEPVVLSKPEKPNTLTSTGWFFACLLALGVMLVQHLWFNRGDLYTTQTYRPLYTFICAHIDCHLPLRSDLSKIRSQAFHVRPHNEIENAITIDLVLLNEADFRQPFPALGIAFADLKKRPVAARILQPESYLDPTVVDPLAMPPQQPIQISLDLMSPGTRGVSYELELLAPTL